One Aphidius gifuensis isolate YNYX2018 linkage group LG5, ASM1490517v1, whole genome shotgun sequence genomic region harbors:
- the LOC122856480 gene encoding PAN2-PAN3 deadenylation complex catalytic subunit PAN2-like codes for MVYSNSNMGHYNGAVYANAGKKKRIVNRYMPATTRPSVLGNGGHHFGVSTVTFDTVEDLMWTGNQRGYVTSYDGFDLQTCTGSFRVHPTQEIRQINPVNDGILCLTRKTLRYQIRDHDIPLFTHKSKNIIDMQCMLQYDQRLLMGGYQEKIVDFDLTRSEEVGSMYFDVNGCTIMKKHHKLICAGNVFGKIDLRDQSTLSIEHTIKPYGRSLNDFDVQGNYLVTCGFNNSPRGLLAHPYIIVYDLRQMRALIPVPTMVAPYLLKFMPSYSSRLAVVSPLGQMQLLDTIHAEVQSPVACLYQVATGGATVTSFDVSPTSKNLAFTDVAGLLHLTSIADNPQFDTFSSKRLKMNSMISKTGKNLETIGSGFNRPAFRQNQIPYNLDQRRGVVPKFPGETILKTESGNISEIPDKYVKKEHNFTNFSGLDANLPNSYCNPMLQVSLSNIILLYNPVGFLFRNLDESRGSPCQTANLLRAFKSVPEAATLGLLQNDFQAGASRKTSLLTLIQTWNRFILHKMHYEILESKECQLEEEDETEISRLFGAEQVAIYRCLKCARQISRESTVLLSDLIYPELKNEEIEFTTILARSLNLEKKKHSWCDHCQKFNPTLEKRSTTKLPQVLSLNCGLESSQGRDFWQAQMDIAAQKVMSSKNPSRLQPTSIEMCRYGKNCQRTDCKFGHTGKNQDPVSQQSLKNLYSSHSWVPHSIEISLDDYGELSIEKLDGNNIKMDNDSLLKNEKKIDKLQYTLTAVICSIEDQKNVEKNHLISSIRVGPNYHERSNGSAVAQWYIFNDNNITAVEPQEAVWFDLNWKIPCVLYYTALSSQKTAEEPFVSPLTHDVFSNDKCVARNPTRDVTFTKLTSDEMLKKGELVGLDSEFVALTEKETKLGDDGKMTTIKPSHMAAARITCIRGQGPLKGTPFIDDYIHTQEPVADYLTKFSGILPGDLDANFSSKHLTTLKSTYQKLRYLVDNGVVFVGHGLENDFKVINLVVPAEQIIDTVILFHLPNRRMVSLRFLTWHFFGKKIQSETHDSAEDARAALELYHKYLELQKNDTLDKALIELYQVGNNLQWKVPEN; via the exons ATGGTTTATTCAAATTCAAACATGGGACATTATAATGGTGCCGTTTATGCTAATGCTG ggaaaaaaaaacgaattgtTAATAGATATATGCCAGCAACTACAAGGCCTTCAGTACTTGGTAATGGTGGTCATCATTTTGGAGTATCAACAGTTACATTTGACACTGTTGAAGACTTAATGTGGACAGGAAATCAGCGTGGATATGTGACATCATACGATGGCTTTGATTTACAAACATGTACTGGATCTTTTCGTGTTCATCCAACACAAGAAATACGACAAATTAATCCAGTTAACGACGGAATATTATGTTTAACCCGAAAAACTTTGAGATATCAAATACGTGATCATGACATACCATTATTTActcataaatcaaaaaatattattgacatgCAATGTATGCTTCAGTATGACCAGCGATTATTAATGGGTggttatcaagaaaaaattgttgattttgattTAACAAGGAGTGAAGAAGTTGGTTCAATGTATTTTGATGTAAATGGTTGTacaattatgaaaaaacatcataaattaatatgtgcTGGTaatgtttttggaaaaattgatttacGTGATCAAAGTACATTATCAATTGAACATACAATTAAACCATATGGTCGCTCATTGAATGATTTTGATGTACAGGGAAATTATCTTGTAACATGTGGCTTTAACAAcag tccACGGGGGCTTTTGGCTCATCcttatataattgtttatgatTTGAGACAAATGAGAGCTCTTATACCAGTGCCAACAATGGTTGCCCcatatttactaaaatttatGCCAAGCTATTCAAGTCGTCTTGCTGTTGTTTCACCTCTTGGACAAATGCAATTACTTGATACAATTCATGCTGAGGTACAATCACCTGTGGCTTGTCTTTATCAg gtTGCAACAGGTGGTGCTACGGTTACATCTTTTGATGTATCACCAACATCAAAGAATCTGGCTTTTACTGATGTAGCTGGCTTATTACATTTGACATCAATTGCAGATAATCCACAGTTCGACACCTTCTCAag cAAACGTCTGAAAATGAATTCAATGATTTCAAAGACGGGAAAGAACCTGGAAACAATTGGCTCTGGATTCAATCGACCGGCATTTCGACAAAACCAA ataCCTTATAATTTGGATCAACGTCGTGGAGTAGTGCCCAAGTTCCCCGGtgaaacaatattaaaaacagaGTCCGGCAATATTAGTGAAATTCCagataaatatgtaaaaaaagaacacaattttactaatttttctGGACTTGACGCAAATTTGCCGAATAGTTATTGCAACCCAATGCTACAGGTGAGTTTatcaaacattattttattgtataaccctg TGGGATTTTTGTTTCGGAATCTTGATGAATCCAGAGGTTCTCCATGTCAGACTGCCAATCTTCTTCGAGCATTCAAAAGTGTACCAGAGGCTGCGACACTTGGTCTTCTCCAGAATGATTTTCAAGCAGGTGCAAGTAGGAAAACCAGTCTCCTTACGCTTATtcag ACCTGGAACAGATTTATCCTACACAAAATGCACTATGAAATACTGGAGAGTAAAGAATGCCAACTGGAGGAAGAAGACGAGACGGAAATTAGTCGTTTGTTTGGTGCTGAACAAGTGGCTATTTATCGCTGTCTCAAGTGCGCTCGACAAATTTCCAGGGAGTCAACTGTACTGCTCAGCGATTTGATATATCCAGAGCTAAAAA ATGAGGAAATTGAATTTACCACAATATTGGCAAGATCAttaaacttggaaaaaaaaaagcattcgTGGTGTGATCATTGCCAAAAATTCAATCCGACATTGGAAAAACGGAGCACGACCAAACTTCCTCAAGTCCTTTCTCTAAATTGTGGTCTTGAGTCATCGCAAGGAAGAGATTTTTGGCAAGCTCAGATGGATATAGCTGCACAAAAAGTTATGAGCAGTAAAAATCCCAGTCGACTTCAGCCAACATCGATTGAAATGTGTCGATATGGTAAAAATTGTCAGAGAACGGATTGCAAATTTGGTCATACTGGAAAAAATCAAGATCCAGTAAGTCAACAGTCACTGAAAAATTTGTATTCTTCACATTCTTGGGTTCCACATTCTATTGAAATATCATTGGACGATTATGgtgaattatcaattgaaaaactcgatggaaataacattaaaatggATAATGatagtttattgaaaaatgaaaaaaaaatagataaactaCAGTATACATTGACAGCAGTTATTTGTTCAATTGAAGATCAAAAGAATGTGGAAAAAAACCAtcttatttcatcaataaGAGTTGGTCCAAATTATCATGAACGTTCAAATGGTAGTGCTGTTGCACAatggtatatatttaatgataataatataacagcAGTAGAACCACAAGAAGCTGTATGGTTTGATTTAAATTGGAAGATACCATGTGTATTATATTATACTGCTTTATCATCACAAAAAACAGCAGAAGAACCATTTGTAAGTCCATTAACACATGATGTATTTAGTAATGATAAATGTGTAGCACGTAATCCAACACGTGATGTAACATTTACAAAATTGACAAGTGATGAAATGCTAAAAAAAGGTGAACTCGTTGGTCTTGATTCTGAATTTGTAGCATTAAcagaaaaagaaacaaaattagGAGATGATGGTAAAATGACAACAATAAAACCAAGTCATATGGCTGCTGCTAGAATAACATGTATACGTGGTCAGGGACCACTTAAAGGCACtccatttattgatgattatattCATACGCAAGAACCAGTTGctgattatttaacaaaatttagtGGTATATTACCTGGTGATCTTGATGCAAATTTTAGTAGTAAACATTTAACAACATTAAAATCaacttatcaaaaattaaGATATTTAGTTGATAATGGAGTAGTGTTTGTTGGTCATGGTcttgaaaatgattttaaagttattaatttagttGTACCAGCAGAACAAATTATTGATACTGTAATATTATTCCATTTACCAAATCGTCGTATGGTATCATTACGTTTTTTAACATGgcatttttttggtaaaaaaatacaatctgAAACACATGATTCAGCTGAAGATGCTCGGGCAGCACTTGaactttatcataaatatttagaactgcaaaaaaatgatacacTGGATAAGGCATTAATAGAACTTTATCAAGTTGGAAATAATCTTCAGTGgaag gttCCGGAAAACTGA
- the LOC122857843 gene encoding uncharacterized protein LOC122857843, which produces MIRMASLFASQPRLEKICKDWNNEFLSSCFTKYSFISNDEDSVNELHEKANDLEYLINLCGSNLTRLDVMQYPTSQIMPIINANCPNLEKLNSAFKEIMSQDFENVFSNMSHLRELTIEYKCETSTLPMTLAKSLEQIGGTLKSLKLSYDFQVIGTWKTLELSYERKNMFLPDSLASVFPRLIALKYLAISGFGLSQLLVQSIGDMKNLAELSLFSYWPKKHPMLDTRINMYPIGNLKNLETLHILCDYGVTDEFLINLCNNAKKLEDLHIIGTNITDIGMSAIDNLQELKNFDIGLNGTRPGLRHNEFITDESIQCLFNQKLYSFNISNCIKITDKAVIKLVDNLPNLEYLYIRNTKVTREAVNKMYKLTEHRLKPLRVLENIENVD; this is translated from the exons ATGATTCGTATGGCTTCTCTATTTGCTAGTCAACCACGACTcgaaaaaa tatgcaAAGATTGGAATAACGAGTTTCTTTCTTCATGCTTTACAAAATATTCCTTTATTAGCAATGATGAAGATTCAGTTAATGAATTACATGAAAAAGCAAATGATCTCGAGTATCTAATTAATCTCTGTGGGAGTAATTTAACTCGTCTAGATGTTATGCAATATCCTACTTCTCAAATAATGCCAATAATCAATGCTAATTGTCCAAATCTTGAGAAACTTAATTCAgcattcaaagaaataatgagtcaagattttgaaaatgttttttctaatatgtCCCACCTTAGAGAGCTGACGATTGAATATAAATGTGAAACATCAACTCTACCAATGACTTTAGCCAAGTCATTAGAACAAATTGGTGGAACCTTGAAAAGTTTAAAACTTTCTTATGACTTTCAAGTTATTGGAACCTGGAAAACTTTAGAACTTTCATATGAACGAAAAAATATGTTCTTACCAGATTCATTGGCTTcg gtatttCCTCGACTAATTGCTTTGAAATATTTAGCAATATCTGGTTTTGGACTAAGTCAACTATTAGTCCAGTCGATAggtgatatgaaaaatttggCTGAACTAAGTTTATTCTCTTATTGGCCGAAAAAACATCCAATGCTTGATACCCGAATCAATATGTATCCAATTGGGAATTTGAAAAATCTCGAGACGTTACATATTCTTTGTGATTATGGTGTTAcagatgaatttttgattaatctttgtaataatgctaaaaaattgGAGGATTTACATATAATTGGCACAAATATTACTGATATTGGTATGAgtgcaattgataatttacaagaattaaaaaatttcgatattggTTTGAATGGTACTCGTCCAGGATTAAGGCACAATGAATTTATCACTGATGAAtcaattcaatgtttattcaatcaaaaattgtACTCctttaatatatcaaattgcaTTAAAATCACTGATAAAGCGGTAATTAAACTTGTTGACAATTTACcaaatttagaatatttataCATTAGAAATACAAAGGTAACTCGTGAAGCTGTCAACAAAATGTACAAATTAACAGAACATCGTCTAAAACCATTACGCGTAttggaaaatattgaaaatgtcgattga
- the LOC122857842 gene encoding cell division cycle protein 123 homolog: MIGNPKVECSITSWYSKFEKDSLESTILCLPNDVINYIENDTTIVLPVEAINPSENNTEWVDGSAVDDDESEDEKTRPTFPEFSKKIQEAIDFYDAVFIKTNWRTPSDAIWVAPTKTLKCTTLEEVYLFLKSSDRVSDDISAIRNLNDDDNDVPLESCLVIKQWRDINPGNEFRCLVINKQLIGISQRDLSQYHKYMETEKYNIQTDITSFFNEKIKNKFDLNTYTFDVIRYKKDKVKIIDFGLIDEGTVKKTLFTFDELDKIENPPELRFIGEEMGIQPNTSNHFCAPQEVREYLTASANDSVIDFLRTEVQNQRIDD, encoded by the exons atgattggtAACCCAAAAGTTGAATGTTCAATAACATCATGGTATtcgaaatttgaaaaagattCATTagaatcaacaatattatgtTTGCCAAATGATGTTATAAATTACATTGAGAATGACACTACAATTGTTTTGCCGGTTGAAGCAATAAATCCATCAGAAAATAACACAGAATGGGTTGATGGATCagctgttgatgatgatgaatcagaG gaTGAAAAGACACGTCCAACATTTCCAGAgtttagcaaaaaaattcaagaagctattgatttttatgatgctgtttttatcaaaacaaattGGAGAACACcatct gatgcAATTTGGGTTGCACCAACAAAAACTCTTAAATGTACAACACTAGAAGAagtatatctttttttaaaaagttcagACAGAGTGTCTGATGACATAAGTGccattagaaatttaaatgatgatgataatgatgtacCACTTGAATCATGTTTAGTTATTAAACAATGGAGAGACATTAATCCAGGAAATGAATTTCGTTGTTTGGTCATCAACAAGCAGCTTattg gaaTTTCTCAAAGAGATCTTTCACAATATCACAAATACATGgaaactgaaaaatataatattcaaacagacataacaagtttttttaatgaaaaaataaaaaataaatttgacttAAATACTT atacattTGATGTAataagatataaaaaagataaagttaaaataattgactttGGTTTAATTGATGAAGGAactgttaaaaaaacattatttaccTTTGATGAACTTGACAAGATTGAAAATCCACCTGAGCTACGTTTTATTGGTGAAGAAATGGGAATACAACCAAATACAAGTAATCATTTTTGTGCACCACAAGAAGTAAGAGAATACCTCACTGCATCTGCTAATGATTCAGTCATTGATTTTCTAAGAACG GAAGTTCAAAATCAACGTATCGatgactaa